AAATATACGGTTTTTCTGCATTAACTTACCTAATATACCGTCAACAGAAAGTGACGCCGCTTTAGAAAACTTCTCTGCTAAACCTTTCTTAACTTCATATTTAATTGCGACAACTTTATGACTTTTACTTAGTTTTTGTAAATAATCATCACTTGTTTGAATGCTATCAACTAAGCCAAGCTCTAATGCTGTTGTACCAAACCAATGTTCACCCGTTGCAACTTTAGCTAAATCTAAACTTGGTCTGTGTGCGCTAACAAAATCTTTAAACAACACATGAGTTTCTTCAAGCTCTTCAATAAATTTTTCTTTACCTTTTTCGGTGTTTTCACCAAACATTGTAACAGTACGCTTAAACTCGCCAGCAGTGAATTGCTCAAAATCAATATCATTTTTCTTTAATAACTTATTAAAGTTAGGTAACTGAGCAATAACTCCGATAGAGCCGAGAATAGCAAAAGGTGCTGCAATTATGTTGTTTGCAACACAAGCCATCATATAGCCTCCTGACGCAGCAACTTTATCGACAGAAACTGTTAAAGGTATTTCATGTTGACGAATTCGATCCAATTGTGATGAGGCTAAACCATAACCATGCACCATACCGCCACCACTTTCTAATCGTACAAAAACTTCATCATCTTTTGTAGCCACAGACAAAATAGCAGAAACTTCTTCACGAAGAGAGCTTACTT
The sequence above is a segment of the Colwellia sp. 20A7 genome. Coding sequences within it:
- the sohB gene encoding protease SohB gives rise to the protein MEFLYEYGLFLAKTITFVIAVVAIVVVATASAIKHKHKKGELEITDLSEQFEEVEQEIVHALLNDEELKQKEKKDKKLAKEKAKADKVLAKKKEKSDDDIEVKSKSKVFVLDFKGSIDAKEVSSLREEVSAILSVATKDDEVFVRLESGGGMVHGYGLASSQLDRIRQHEIPLTVSVDKVAASGGYMMACVANNIIAAPFAILGSIGVIAQLPNFNKLLKKNDIDFEQFTAGEFKRTVTMFGENTEKGKEKFIEELEETHVLFKDFVSAHRPSLDLAKVATGEHWFGTTALELGLVDSIQTSDDYLQKLSKSHKVVAIKYEVKKGLAEKFSKAASLSVDGILGKLMQKNRIFPG